The Acidipropionibacterium virtanenii DNA segment AGTGACTTCCGTCCAAGCCTAACGAAACGGCCGTTCGGCCGACGAGCCGCCGCTACCTCCCGGACCTCCCCTATCTCCCGGACCGTTTGGTGCCGCGCTGCGGCGAAGCGGTCAACGGATCCTCGGGCCAGGGATGCTTGATGTAGCGGCCCCGGTTCTCGGCGCGCACCCCCGGGTAGGCGTTGACCCAGAAGCTGGCCAGGTCGTCAGTCACCGCCAGCGGCCGGCGGGCCGGGGAGAGCAGGTGCAGCACCACCTTCACTCTCCCGTCGCACACTGTGGGGCCGTCGGTCCAGCCGAAGCACTCCTGGAGTTTGACGGCCAGCACCGGGGCCAGGTCCGAGCCCACCTCGGGGTATTCCAGGCGGATATGGGATCCGGTGGGCACCACGACCGCCTCGGGCACCAGTTCGTCGATACGGACGGCCGCCGGCCAGGGCAGCAGCCTGCGCAGCGCCGTTGTCATCGACGCCCCGCCGGCGCCCCTCCCCCGGGCCAGGGCGTCCAGTTCCGGACCGAGCCACTCCTCGGCCCGGGAGGCCAGGGTCTCCTCGTCCATGCCGGGCCAAGGGTCGCCCAGGACGCGATGCAGCAGTCCCAGGCGACGTCGCAGCTCCAGGGCGTTGCGGCTCCAAGTGAACACGCCGTGACCGTCGATCCCCATGCCCTCCTCCCGGAGCGCCGCCACCACGGCGCTCCGGGAGGCGGCCCGCGAGGGTTTCACCGGTGTGGAGGTCAGCGTCACCGCCCCCAGCCGGTGCACCCGCCTCCCGGCGATCCGGCCGGACCGCCAGACGGCCCGGTCCTCGGTGGTCTCCAGGCCGGCGGCGGCCGCTCGTGCCAGTCCCTCGTCGATCGGCACGGCCGCCCGAATCACCGCCCCCGATCCGTGCCCGGCCACCCGTGAGGTCTCGGCCACCGCCAACCATTCCTGACCGGCCAGCGCCGATCCGCGAGGCAGATCGGCCCCGGTGCCCGAGACGAGCAGGTAGCCGCCGCCCCCGTCTCCCCGGCCTCCTCTGCTGCGCGCGATCCAGCCGGGATGCGCCAGGGCGACGACGGTGCCGACCTGGGCGTCGGCGGTGGTCCGGCGGCCCGGGACATGCGGCACGAGTCCCTCGAGACGACGCGCCTGCCGCCGCCAGCCGCGCGATCCCGGGTGGCGTCCGGACCGCAGCGTCCGCAGCAGCGCGACGAGGTCGCCATCGGGGGCCCTCTCGTCGGAGGCCAGCATGGCCACCACCTCGGCGGCGGCTCTGGAACCGATCTCACCGGAATCCAGCAGAGCGCGGGCCAGGCGCGGATCGGCGGGGATCTGTGAGAATTCCCGGCCACGCGGAGTGACCCGCCCGTCGGCGTCCAGGGCGCCCAGGCCGCGCAGTTCCTCCTCGGCTCCGGCCACCCGGTCGGGCGGCAGCGCGCCGGGCAGCCGCATCCCCTGTCCGCGCGGCGATCCCCAGCAGGCCAGGGTGAGCAGCGGGCCGACCAGGTCGGCGTGCTCGGCCTCGGGCGGGGACTCGGCGTCCATCCCGGCCCAGTCCTCGTGGCGCAGACAGCGGACCGCGACGCCGGGGCCCAGCCGGGCGGCGCGTCCGGCCCGCTGGGTGGCCGAAGCCTTCGACTCGCGGACGGTGACCAGGCCGGTCATCTGCCGGCCGCGGTCCAGTCGGGGTTCGCGCGACAGACCGGAGTCGATCACCAGTCGCACGCCGGGCACGGTGAGGGAGGACTCGGCCACCGAGGTGGCCACGACGATTCTGGGCTTCTCGGTGGGTCTCAGTGCGGCGTCCTGGGAGTGGGAATCCATTCGGCCGTAGAGGGCCATGACGTCGGTTCCGGCCAGTTCGGGGAGCCCTTTCAGCCCGGCGACCACGGCGTCGACCTCGCGGGCCCCGGGCATGAACACCAGGGCGCCGCCCCCGGTGTCCCAGAAGGCCTGCACCGTCTGCGCGACGACGTGGTCGATGAAGGCCCGGCGCACCCCGCGTGCGTCGGTGGCAGATCCAGCGGCGGGCGCCCAGCGGATCTCCAGCGGGTGGAGCACCGAGCCGACCTCCACCACCGGCGCCGGTTCCCCGTCTCCCGTCGACCCGGCGCCCAGCAGTCCCGCCCACATCGCGGCGTCGAGGGTGGCCGACATCGCGGCGACGGTGAGGTCGTCGCGCAGTTCGGCGAGTTCGCACACCATCGCGACGGCGAGGTCGGCGTCCAGGTGGCGCTCGTGCACCTCGTCGAGGATGACGGCGTCGACCCCGGCCAGCTCGGGATCGCGCAGCAGCCGCTGGATGAGCACACCGGTGGTGACGAACTCCACCCTGGTGCCGGGGGTCAGGGTCGACTCCCCGCGCACGGTGTGCGCCGCGTACTCGCCGGCCCGGGTGCCGGTCAGCGCGGCCAGACGCCGGGCCGCGGCCCGGGCGGCGATCCGGCGGGGCTGGGTGACGACCACCCGGCCGGGCACCGTGGAGGCCACCAGCGGCGGGACGAAGGTGGTCTTGCCGGTGCCCGGCGGCGCCTGCACCACCATCCGCCGCCCCGCCAGGGCGTCGCGCAGCTCGCGGGCGTGCCCGGCGACCGGCAGCCCGGAACCGATGGCGTCCAGATCGATCACCAGGACGTCTCCCGCTCGCCCTCGGGATCGGGAGCGGTGGCCTGCGCAGCGGTGCGATCGGTGAGCGGCTCGGGTTCGGCGTCGCGCAGGCTCCAGTCGGTGGCGGGGATCTCGTACCAGTGCCGGACGACCCGCCGGGCGAGCATCGTCATGATCGCCACGGCGTCGGGTTCGGCGTCCTGGTGGGCCGCGTACTCGTCGGGAGTGAGCCAGGCCATCTCCCTCGACTCCCCCGGCCGGGGCTCATGGGCCGGGTCCTGGCCGGTGCGCAGGGCCATGATGAGGTCGGAGTGGAAGTGCCCCTGATAAGGGGAATGAGTGTTCATCACGGCCGGTACCGGATGCATGACGTCGTGTACCCCGTCGGCCATCCTCGGCAGAGGCTGGAGGACGCTGTACTGCTCGGGCTCGTAGCCGGTCTCCTCGCGGATCTCGTGGACCAGCGCCTGCCAGGGATTCTCGGTGTGCTCGATGTGGCCGCCGGGCTGCAGCCAGATGCCCATCTTCCGGTGCTTGTGCACCAGCGCCTTCAGCACCCCGTCGACCTGCCGGAAGATCCAGGCACTGATGGTGACGTCGTGACCGTGCGGTTCAGTGTTGAGATGGGCCATGGGCCAAGAGTTGCACAACCTTGCACGACGCCCGATCCCGGCACTTTCCACTGGTATCGCCACGGGCATGATCGCTGCCCGCGATGAGAGCTACCTCACATTGTCGACGGCTCGAGGGGTTGCCGTAATGTGAGCAACACATCTTCCCGCGCCCACCTGTCGGAGGTTCTGATGCCACTGCCCGCCCTGTTCTCCCGTTTCGGACATGAGCCCGCGTTCACCCGCGACAGGCCGAAGGTCGCCGTTGTCGGCGGCGGGTTCGGCGGGATGGCGGCCGCCAAGGCCCTGGCGGCGGAGGGCTGCCATGTCACCATCATCGACAAGAACCCGTACACGACCTTCCAGCCGCTGCTCTATCAGGTGGCCACCGGTGGCCTGAACCCCGGCGACGTCACCTACCGGCTGCGCAGCTTCATCGCGAAGCTCGGCGCCCATGCCCGATTCCGCCGCGCCTCGGTGACCAGGATCGACACCGACGCCCAGCTGGTGCACTGTGACAACGGCGATCCGATCCCCTACGACTACGTGGTGCTGGCCCAGGGCGTGGGTGCGAACTTCTTCGGCATCCCCGGGGCGGCGGAGCGCTCGGACACCATCTACACGCGTGCCTCCTCGCTGCGCGCCCGCGACGTCATCTTCTCCCACCTGGAGGCCCTGGACACCGACAAGTCGAAGACCTTCGACGTCATCATCGTCGGCGGCGGGCCCACCGGTGTGGAGACCGCCGGCACCCTGGCGGAGATGAAGTCGGTGGGCATCCCGGCGATCTTCCCCGACGTCTCGATCGACCGGGTGCACGTCACTCTGGTGGAGATGGGCTCGCACCTGCTGCCGCCCTTCGATCCCGGCCTGCGCCACTACACCCGCAGGCAGCTGCAGCGACGAGGGGTCGACGTGCGCACCGACACCACGATCAAGGAGATCCGCGACGACTCGGTGCTGCTGGGCGACGGGCAGACACTGCCGGCCGACATGGTGATCTGGGCGGCCGGCGTCGGCGGACACAAGAAGGCCAAGGGCTGGGGCTTCGAGACCGGCCGCGGCGGACGGATCGTCACCGACTCGAGCCTGCGGGTTCACGGCCAGGACCGGATCTTCGCGATCGGCGACGGGGCGATCATCGACGAGAACCCGCTCCCCCAGCTGGCCCAGCCCGCCATGCAGGGCGGAAAGCTGGTGGCCAGCCAGGTGGCGCATCTGGAGCGCGGTGAGGCCCTGGAGGAGTTCCACTACGTGGACAAGGGCACGATGGCCACCATCGGTCGCAACGCCGCGGTGGTCGAGCTGCCGAACGGCCCGAAGTTCACCGGTTTCATCGCCTGGATCGCCTGGGTGGTGCTGCACATCTTCCAGTTGCTGGGCGGGCGCAACCGCATCCAGGCGATGGTCAACCTGGGCTCGCGCTACCTCACCTTCAACAAGGAGGCGGGAGCGATCGTCGGCGACGTGCTCAACGAGGACGGCAAGCCGGAGGCGACCACGCCCGAGTCCGAGAAGCCCGCCGCGACCAGCGAGGACGACGACTGAGCTGATCCCGCGACGGCCGCGTCACTCCGTGACGACGGCGGGGCCGCCCTTGCGCCCCCATTCGCTCCAGGAGCCGTCGTAGACGGCGACGTCGTCGCGCCCTGCCATCACCGCGGCCAGGGCGACGACGCAGGCCGTGACTCCGGAACCGCAGCTGGCGACGATCGGGGCGTCGCCCACCGTGCGATCTACCGCGGCGGTGAGGTCGGCGACCGGGAGCAGCCGACCGTCTCGCTGAAGCTCGGTGTAGGGCAGGTTCACCGCACCCGGCATGTGCCCGGCCCGCAGCCCCGGGCGGGGTTCGGGCGCGGTGCCGGCGAAGCGGGCCCGGGAGCGGGCGTCGACAACGGTGTCTCCCGTGGCCAGGGACCGCTCGACGTGCTCCTCGTCGACCAGCAGTCCGGGCCTCGGGTCGACGACGACGTCGCCCGGTTCCGGTGGCGGCGTCACCTCTGTGACCAGCGGATTCCCCGCCGCCACCCAGGCGGGGTTTCCGCCGTCGAGGATCGAGACGTCGTCGATGCCCATGGCGCGCAGCATCCACCACGGACGGGCGGCGGCGAAGAGGTAGTCGGTCTCGGTGACGACGACATGGGAGCCGGCGGTGATGCCCAGCCCGCGCAGGGCGTCCTGGAAGACGTCATCGGCAGGCATCGAGTGCGGCAGCCCGGTGGTCTGGTCGCTCATCGGGCCGTCCAGGTCGAAGCGCAGCGCGCCGGGGATATGGGGGTCGGCCGGGGAGGCCCCCATGGAGACGTCGAGGACGACGATCCGCCGGCCGTCCGGGCCTGCCAGGGCGTCGGCCAGGTCATCGGCGGTCACGAGTGGGGTGGGCAGCAGACTGGTCATGCCCAGATCATTCCACCGCACTTCCATGAACACAGGAGGATGTCCGCCGCAGATTCGCATCGCCCGGGCATGGGATGCACTCCACGGGCTGAATCGCTCGGTTCCCGCCACCGGCCGCACTAACCTCGCAGCATGAGCAGGAACACCATCGTCGCAGTGGCCGCCGCCCTCCTGGCGGGAGGACTCATCATCGCCCTGAAGCGCCGTCCGGAGAAGCGCCGTTCAGACGCCGACCTCGGTGATCTGCGCGATCTCCAGAAGAGGAAGCCGTCGGGCGGGCGACGGACCCGCCGCAACGATCCCTACGCCGACGGCCATGC contains these protein-coding regions:
- the hrpB gene encoding ATP-dependent helicase HrpB, whose translation is MIDLDAIGSGLPVAGHARELRDALAGRRMVVQAPPGTGKTTFVPPLVASTVPGRVVVTQPRRIAARAAARRLAALTGTRAGEYAAHTVRGESTLTPGTRVEFVTTGVLIQRLLRDPELAGVDAVILDEVHERHLDADLAVAMVCELAELRDDLTVAAMSATLDAAMWAGLLGAGSTGDGEPAPVVEVGSVLHPLEIRWAPAAGSATDARGVRRAFIDHVVAQTVQAFWDTGGGALVFMPGAREVDAVVAGLKGLPELAGTDVMALYGRMDSHSQDAALRPTEKPRIVVATSVAESSLTVPGVRLVIDSGLSREPRLDRGRQMTGLVTVRESKASATQRAGRAARLGPGVAVRCLRHEDWAGMDAESPPEAEHADLVGPLLTLACWGSPRGQGMRLPGALPPDRVAGAEEELRGLGALDADGRVTPRGREFSQIPADPRLARALLDSGEIGSRAAAEVVAMLASDERAPDGDLVALLRTLRSGRHPGSRGWRRQARRLEGLVPHVPGRRTTADAQVGTVVALAHPGWIARSRGGRGDGGGGYLLVSGTGADLPRGSALAGQEWLAVAETSRVAGHGSGAVIRAAVPIDEGLARAAAAGLETTEDRAVWRSGRIAGRRVHRLGAVTLTSTPVKPSRAASRSAVVAALREEGMGIDGHGVFTWSRNALELRRRLGLLHRVLGDPWPGMDEETLASRAEEWLGPELDALARGRGAGGASMTTALRRLLPWPAAVRIDELVPEAVVVPTGSHIRLEYPEVGSDLAPVLAVKLQECFGWTDGPTVCDGRVKVVLHLLSPARRPLAVTDDLASFWVNAYPGVRAENRGRYIKHPWPEDPLTASPQRGTKRSGR
- a CDS encoding NUDIX hydrolase is translated as MAHLNTEPHGHDVTISAWIFRQVDGVLKALVHKHRKMGIWLQPGGHIEHTENPWQALVHEIREETGYEPEQYSVLQPLPRMADGVHDVMHPVPAVMNTHSPYQGHFHSDLIMALRTGQDPAHEPRPGESREMAWLTPDEYAAHQDAEPDAVAIMTMLARRVVRHWYEIPATDWSLRDAEPEPLTDRTAAQATAPDPEGERETSW
- a CDS encoding NAD(P)/FAD-dependent oxidoreductase, translating into MPLPALFSRFGHEPAFTRDRPKVAVVGGGFGGMAAAKALAAEGCHVTIIDKNPYTTFQPLLYQVATGGLNPGDVTYRLRSFIAKLGAHARFRRASVTRIDTDAQLVHCDNGDPIPYDYVVLAQGVGANFFGIPGAAERSDTIYTRASSLRARDVIFSHLEALDTDKSKTFDVIIVGGGPTGVETAGTLAEMKSVGIPAIFPDVSIDRVHVTLVEMGSHLLPPFDPGLRHYTRRQLQRRGVDVRTDTTIKEIRDDSVLLGDGQTLPADMVIWAAGVGGHKKAKGWGFETGRGGRIVTDSSLRVHGQDRIFAIGDGAIIDENPLPQLAQPAMQGGKLVASQVAHLERGEALEEFHYVDKGTMATIGRNAAVVELPNGPKFTGFIAWIAWVVLHIFQLLGGRNRIQAMVNLGSRYLTFNKEAGAIVGDVLNEDGKPEATTPESEKPAATSEDDD
- a CDS encoding sulfurtransferase; this encodes MTSLLPTPLVTADDLADALAGPDGRRIVVLDVSMGASPADPHIPGALRFDLDGPMSDQTTGLPHSMPADDVFQDALRGLGITAGSHVVVTETDYLFAAARPWWMLRAMGIDDVSILDGGNPAWVAAGNPLVTEVTPPPEPGDVVVDPRPGLLVDEEHVERSLATGDTVVDARSRARFAGTAPEPRPGLRAGHMPGAVNLPYTELQRDGRLLPVADLTAAVDRTVGDAPIVASCGSGVTACVVALAAVMAGRDDVAVYDGSWSEWGRKGGPAVVTE